One window of Papaver somniferum cultivar HN1 chromosome 9, ASM357369v1, whole genome shotgun sequence genomic DNA carries:
- the LOC113310739 gene encoding microfibrillar-associated protein 1-like: MSVTAGVSDTIIAIRDKLRGRIGQTKVKRYWPGKAPEWADEAEEEGDIRTTRDVALETAFPTRDDSDVVRRDDPRLRRLAESKIDNRDEIRADHRRIRQAEIVSTIEEENRRQEGLDLEEEDEDAQEERRRKIREKLLQREQEEAALLPVEEEDEPEESEDEESEYETDSEEELTGIAMIKPVFVPKAERDTIAERERLEAEEQKLEDMVRRRKEERRVETKQIVVAEIQKDEQIQKNLEAEANIEDVDTDDEVNEAEEYEAWKVREIARIKRDREDRDSMVKEKEEIERLRNMTEEERREWERKNPKTTDSKQNKQKWRFMQKYYHKGAFFQDDADDPAGTARADKIYTRDFSKPTGEDNMDKTILPKVMQVKHFGRSGRTKWTHLVNEDTTAWDNPWANNDTLRAKYNSKMAGMDAPIAKPRGSKKLKDWELPK; this comes from the exons ATGGGCAGATGAGGCTGAGGAAGAAGGAGATATTAGAACAACTAGAGATGTTGCTTTAGAGACAGCTTTTCCAACTAGGGATGATTCAGATGTTGTTAGAAGAGATGACCCTAGGTTACGGCGTTTGGCTGAGAGTAAGATAGATAACCGGGACGAAATTAGAGCTGATCACAGGCGAATTCGTCAAGCTGAGATTGTATCTACTATTGAAGAGGAAAACAGAAGACAAGAAGGTTTGGATTTAGAGGAGGAGGATGAAGATGCTCAGGAGGAGAGGAGAAGAAAGATTAGGGAAAAATTGCTTCAGCGCGAGCAAGAAGAAGCTGCTCTTCTTCCTGTTGAAGAAGAGGACGAACCGGAAGAATCAGAAGATGAGGAATCTGAGTATGAGACTGATTCAGAAGAGGAGTTAACGGGTATTGCTATGATAAAGCCAGTATTTGTACCTAAAGCAGAACGAGATACAATAGCTGAGCGTGAACGGCTAGAAGCAGAAGAGCAGAAGCTTGAGGATATGGTTAGGAGAAGGAAGgaagaaagaagagttgagaCAAAGCAGATTGTTGTTGCGGAAATTCAAAAGGATGAACAGATTCAGAAGAATTTGGAAGCTGAAGCTAACATTGAGGATGTGGATACTGATGATGAGGTCAATGAGGCAGAGGAGTACGAAGCATGGAAGGTCAGAGAGATTGCAAGGATCAAGAGAGATAGGGAAGACAGAGATTCAatggtgaaggagaaggaggagatAGAGAGATTAAGGAACATGACAGAGGAGGAGCGCAGAGAGTGGGAGAGGAAGAATCCTAAAACAACTGATTCTAAGCAAAATAAGCAGAAATGGAGGTTCATGCAGAAGTACTATCACAAGGGTGCTTTCTTTCAAGATGATGCGGATGATCCTGCTGGAACAGCTAGGGCTGATAAGATCTACACCCGTGATTTTTCTAAACCTACCGGGGAAGATAATATGGACAAGACCATATTGCCTAAGGTCATGCAGGTCAAGCACTTCGGGCGTAGTGGAAGAACCAAATGGACTCATCTTGTCAATGAGGATACAACTGCCTGGGACAACCC GTGGGCAAACAACGACACTCTCCGGGCTAAATACAATTCCAAGATGGCCGGTATGGATGCACCCATTGCAAAACCCAGAGGAAGCAAGAAATTGAAGGATTGGGAGTTACCCAAGTAA